Proteins co-encoded in one Candidatus Roizmanbacteria bacterium CG_4_9_14_0_2_um_filter_38_17 genomic window:
- a CDS encoding XRE family transcriptional regulator produces the protein MTQEDLAFEIGVDRSYMGFIERGERNLTLEKIAKIAKALSVSLSELFKGI, from the coding sequence ATGACACAAGAAGATTTAGCTTTTGAAATAGGCGTAGACAGAAGCTATATGGGATTTATTGAACGAGGAGAAAGAAACCTAACTTTGGAAAAAATAGCAAAAATTGCCAAAGCATTAAGTGTTTCTCTATCAGAACTATTTAAAGGTATATAA